In Penicillium oxalicum strain HP7-1 chromosome I, whole genome shotgun sequence, a single window of DNA contains:
- a CDS encoding putative secreted protein: MGLKHLSWLLFGLLALQPGFIAALPAPSPPGIPSASTARTELASLTVAPQGPQDGYSRSKFPHWIKQSGSCDTRDVVLKRDGTNVVQSTSGCSITGGTWISPYDGATWTQASDVDIDHLVPLSNAWKSGASAWTTAQRQAFANDLVNPQLLAVTDNVNESKGDQGPEDWKPPLSSYYCTYAEMWVKVKSVYKLTVTSAEKSALQEMLATC; encoded by the exons ATGGGACTCAAGCATCTTTCCTGGTTGTTGTTTGGCCTTTTGGCCTTACAACCTGGCTTCATCGCAGCTCTGCCAGCACCCTCTCCGCCTGGAATCCCATCTGCTTCAACGGCTCGCACTGAGCTTGCCAGTCTGACAGTGGCGCCTCAAGGGCCCCAGGATGGGTACTCACGGAGCAAATTCCCTCACTGGATCAAGCAGTCTGG AAGTTGCGATACGCGTGATGTAGTGCTCAAGCGTGACGGAACCAACGTGGTCCAAAGCACCAGTGGTTGCAGCATCACCGGAGGCACCTGGATCTCCCCCTATGATGGGGCCACGTGGACTCAGGCGAGCGACGTCGATATTGACCACCTGGTCCCCTTGTCTAATGCCTGGAAG TCGGGTGCTTCTGCGTGGACTACCGCCCAGCGACAGGCCTTTGCTAATGACCTCGTCAATCCGCAACTCTTGGCTGTCACAGACAATGTGAACGAGTCCAAGGGTGACCAGGGCCCCGAGGATTGGAAACCTCCTTTGA GCTCTTACTATTGCACCTACGCGGAGATGTGGGTGAAAGTCAAGTCGGTCTATAAGTTGACCGTTACCTCTGCCGAAAAGTCGGCGCTCCAGGAGATGCTTGCGACTTGTTAG
- a CDS encoding putative alpha-L-arabinofuranosidase B, whose translation MLSRWSREQAWALALGLVANGSLVFAGPCDIYSAGGTPCVAAHGTTRALYNSYSGPLYQVKRGSDGATTNIAPLSAGGVANAAAQDKFCAGTTCVITVIYDQSGRGNHLTQAPPGAFKGPDTNGFDNLASAIGAPVTLNGQKAYGVFISPGTGYRNNNAKGTAVGDQPEGMYAVLDGTHYNGGCCFDYGNAEVSSTDTGNGHMEAIYFGDNTVWGSGSGNGPWVMADLENGLFSGRNVKQNTADPSINYRFLSSIVKGAPNQWAIRGGNAASGALSTFYSGPRPNASGYNPMSKEGSIILGIGGDNSVGAQGTFYEGVMTSGYPSDATENSVQANIVAAKYAVAPLSTGPSLSVGASVSLRATTSCCTTRYIAHSGSTINTQLVSSSSSTALKQQATWKVRSGLANSGCYSFESVDTPGSFIRHYNFALVLNASDGSKQFNEDATFCTQSGLNGQGDALRSWGYPTRFFRHYNNVLYIASNGGVHEFDATSSFNDDISWVVGAGFA comes from the coding sequence ATGCTCTCTCGATGGAGTCGTGAGCAGGCCTGGGCTCTGGCCCTGGGCCTCGTGGCCAATGGCTCTCTGGTGTTTGCTGGACCTTGCGATATCTATTCTGCCGGTGGCACACCTTGCGTCGCCGCCCATGGCACTACTCGTGCCCTGTATAATTCTTACTCTGGGCCCTTGTACCAGGTGAAACGAGGCTCAGATGGTGCAACGACAAATATCGCTCCGCTGTCCGCTGGAGGTGTGGCGAACGCTGCGGCCCAAGACAAGTTCTGTGCCGGTACAACCTGTGTGATCACGGTCATTTATGATCAGTCCGGCCGTGGAAATCATCTCACACAGGCTCCCCCAGGCGCCTTCAAGGGGCCAGACACTAATGGCTTCGACAATTTGGCCAGTGCGATTGGCGCGCCTGTGACCTTGAATGGACAGAAGGCCTACGGTGTCTTTATCTCACCAGGCACTGGTTATCGAAACAACAACGCCAAGGGTACCGCTGTCGGTGATCAGCCAGAGGGCATGTATGCAGTGCTCGACGGCACCCACTACAATGGCGGCTGCTGCTTCGATTATGGTAATGCTGAGGTTAGCAGCACCGACACCGGCAACGGCCACATGGAAGCCATTTACTTCGGTGACAATACCGTGTGGGGATCTGGATCTGGAAACGGTCCGTGGGTGATGGCTGATCTTGAGAATGGCCTATTCTCGGGTAGAAACGTCAAGCAGAACACTGCCGATCCATCCATCAACTATCGCTTCCTGAGTTCCATTGTCAAGGGAGCCCCGAACCAGTGGGCCATCCGTGGTGGAAATGCGGCATCCGGTGCTCTGTCCACTTTCTACAGCGGTCCTCGCCCCAATGCGTCGGGTTATAACCCGATGAGCAAAGAAGGTTCCATCATTCTCGGTATTGGCGGTGACAACAGTGTTGGTGCCCAAGGTACTTTTTACGAGGGTGTCATGACATCCGGCTATCCTTCCGATGCCACCGAGAACTCGGTCCAGGCAAACATTGTGGCTGCCAAATACGCCGTGGCACCTCTTTCAACAGGTCCATCCCTCAGCGTGGGTGCTTCAGTTTCACTCCGCGCGACTACCTCGTGCTGCACCACCAGGTACATCGCCCACTCGGgttccaccatcaacacccAGCTCGTCTCTTCATCTAGCTCCACGGCGTTGAAGCAGCAGGCTACTTGGAAGGTTCGCAGCGGTCTCGCCAACAGTGGCTGCTATTCCTTCGAGTCCGTGGACACCCCCGGCAGCTTCATTCGGCACTACAACTTTGCTCTCGTTCTCAACGCCAGCGACGGCTCAAAGCAATTCAACGAAGACGCCACTTTTTGCACACAATCCGGTCTGAATGGACAAGGTGATGCCCTTCGCTCGTGGGGTTATCCTACTCGCTTCTTCCGCCACTACAACAATGTGCTTTACATTGCAAGCAACGGTGGCGTTCATGAATTTGATGCCACCTCTTCATTCAATGACGACATTAGCTGGGTGGTTGGTGCCGGATTTGCTTGA
- a CDS encoding putative arabinan endo-1,5-alpha-L-arabinosidase A produces MAPSTVIASLSLLATLVQGYANPGSCTGACIVHDPTVIQRNSDGKYFRFSTGNKISYASSSSINGPWTNLGSMLPAGSSINLAGNKDLWAPDAHFINGAYHVYYSVSTFGSQNSAIGLAKSVTMEPGSRVDLGSTGISSSASKNYNAIDANLINAGGAYYMNFGSFWSDIFQAPLDSSATKVASSSHNIAFKPAGTHAVEGAYMYQHGNFYYLFYSMGICCNYDKSRPPAGAEYKIMVCRSTSPTGGFVDKNGVACTNGGGSVVLESHGHVYGPGGQGIFTDSSLGPVLYYHYVDTTVGFADGQKRFGWNKIDFSSGWPVV; encoded by the exons ATGGCGCCAAGCACAGTCATCGCGTCCCTGTCGCTCCTTGCCACTCTAGTGCAAGGATATGCCAATCCAGGAAGCTGCACAGGGGCTTGTATCGTCCACGACCCGACCGTGATTCAGAGAAACTCGGACGGCAAATATTTTCGTTTCTCGACTGGAAACAAAATCTCGTATGCCAGCTCGTCGTCGATCAATGGCCCTTGGACCAATCTAGGATCGATGCTGCCGGCCGGTTCCTCGATCAATCTTGCCGGCAACAAAGATCTTTGG GCTCCTGACGCACATTTTATCAATGGTGCTTACCATGTCTACTATTCAGTGTCGACATTTGGATCGCAGAATTCAGCAATTGGTCTCGCAAAATCGGTGACAATGGAGCCTGGCTCCCGGGTTGACCTCGGTAGCACAGGGATCTCTTCGTCTGCGTCTAAAAATTACAATGCCATCGACGCAAACCTGATAAATGCAGGTGGAGCTTACTACATGAACTTTGGCTCTTTCTGGAGCGATATCTTCCAGGCACCATTGGATTCATCCGCAACCAAAGtggcctcttcttcccacaaTATTGCATTCAAACCGGCCGGAACGCACGCGGTGGAAGGAGCCTACATGTACCAACACGGTAATTTCTACTACCTGTTCTACTCCATGGGCATCTGCTGCAACTACGACAAATCCAGACCACCGGCGGGCGCGGAGTATAAAATCATGGTCTGTCGATCAACCTCGCCAACTGGCGGCTTT GTGGATAAGAACGGCGTGGCCTGCACCAACGGCGGTGGCAGTGTTGTTTTGGAAAGCCACGGACATGTTTACGGTCCAGGTGGACA GGGAATCTTTACTGATTCTAGCCTCGGACCTGTTCTTTACTATCACTATGTCGATACTACGGTTGGATTTGCGGATGGCCAGAAGCGGTTCGGCTGGAACAAGATTGATTTCTCTTCGGGGTGGCCAGTGGTTTGA
- a CDS encoding Purine-cytosine permease fcyB, with protein MNLDVEKLPGRVEPFLVEDDTGAVPESALASGSSWSARLQRLSSLIKVEQRGIERVPENERTDSSYWNISSMWLAANMVVPSFTVGVLGAPLFKLGFVDSALVIIFFNLLGVLTVCFFSIFGAAFGLRQMVLSRFWFGWWGVKLIALFNVLACIGWAAANIIVGAQLINAVNPNVPGYAGILIIAICTLLIVFFGYRVIHAYEYWSWIPTFIVFLVVLGVLAHSGDFINTPMGVGKAELGAVLSYGSTVFGFGTGYTSFAADYTVYQPSNRPRRNIFLATFLGIFPTLLFTELLGAALATTMAHNGGDNVYQRGYDDAGIGGLLGALLFPPLGGFGKFCVVILALSIVANNCPNVYSVSLTLMVMGRWTRHVPRFVWTVVATGVYIAIAIPGYSQFESVLENFMHFIGYWLAIYEGVGITEHFLFRKGFSGYRPEYYDMQEKLPLGIAALLAFCCGVVGMVIGMSQSWYVGPIAKFAGTAPAGGDVGFELGFAFAAASYAVLRMVELKIFKR; from the exons ATGAACCTCGACGTGGAGAAGCTTCCGGGGAGAGTCGAGCCATTCCTCGTGGAGGATGACACTGGTGCAGTGCCGGAGTCTGCCTTGGCATCCGGGTCGTCGTGGTCTGCGAGGCTGCAAAGACTAAGCTCATTAATCAAAGTTGAGCAGCGAGGAATCGAGCGTGTCCCTGAAAATGAGAGGACTGATAGCTCTTACTGGAACATTAGCTCAATG TGGCTCGCGGCAAACATGGTCGTCCCCTCGTTCACCGTGGGAGTCCTTGGTGCACCCTTGTTCAAACTCGGTTTCGTCGACTCAGCTTTGGTCATTATCTTCTTTAACCTGCTGGGTGTCTTGACGGTCTGCTTTTTCTCTATCTTTGGTGCCGCCTTTGGTCTGCGTCAGATGGTCCTGTCTCGGTTCTGGTTTGGCTGGTGGGGGGTGAAACTAA TTGCCTTATTCAATGTTCTGGCTTGCATTGGGTGGGCAGCTGCCAACATCATCGTAGGAGCCCAATTGATCAATGCCGTCAATCCCAACGTGCCTGGGTATGCTGGCATCTTAATTATCGCCATCTGCACACTACTGattgtcttcttcggctATCGTGTCATTCATGCCTACGAGTATTGGAGCTGGATTCCAACCTTCATTGTATTCCTCGTGGTGCTGGGCGTCCTGGCGCACTCTGGAGACTTCATCAACACGCCCATGGGCGTTGGCAAGGCGGAACTGGGTGCCGTCCTCTCCTACGGATCGACCGTCTTTGGATTCGGCACAGGTTACACCAGTTTTGCGGCAGACTATACTGTCTATCAGCCCAGTAACCGTCCGCGTCGCAACATCTTCTTGGCCACCTTTCTAGGCATTTTCCCCACACTTCTTTTCACAGAACTGCTGGGCGCAGCGCTGGCGACAACCATGGCTCATAATGGCGGCGACAATGTCTATCAACGGGGATATGACGATGCTGGTATCGGTGGCCTGCTTGGCgcgcttctcttccctcccttGGGTGGCTTTGGCAAATTTTGCGTTGTGATTCTGGCCCTGTCCATTGTGGCGAACAACTGTCCGAACGTCTACTCGGTCTCTCTCACTCTGATGGTCATGGGACGCTGGACCCGTCACGTCCCACGATTCGTATGGACGGTAGTTGCCACGGGTGTTTACATCGCTATTGCCATTCCCGGGTACAGTCAATTCGAGTCAGTGTTGGAAAATTTCATGCACTTCATCGGATATTGGCTGGCAATTTATGAAGGTGTCGGCATCACGGAGCATTTCCTGTTCCGCAAGGGGTTCTCCGGTTATCGCCCCGAATACTACGATATGCAAGAGAAGCTTCCTCTGGGCATTGCAGCATTGCTGGCCTTTTGCTGTGGTGTGGTGGGCATGGTGATCGGAATGAGCCAGTCCTGGTACGTGGGTCCCATTGCCAAATTCGCAGGGACAGCACCGGCAGGCGGCGACGTTGGCTTTGAGCTGGGCTTCGCCTTTGCCGCAGCCTCATACGCCGTGCTTCGAATGGTCGAGTTGAAGATTTTTAAAAGATGA
- a CDS encoding Xylooligosaccharide oxidase, producing MVTISSSMIDNLRSRLTTAIVLTPDSEGYLDSLVRWSDTGRKQAGVVVQPVEVPDVQSALRWAREYQVDIAVKGGGHSTAGTSSSDGGLVIDLSSMIHTSVDTTNKTITVQGGATWKEVDEAGAAHGLATVGGTVNHTGVGGLTLGGGYGWLSGQYGLTIDNLRSAKVVLADGSLVTASTTENSDLFWGLRGAGYNFGVVVEFTFQAYDQSPLVYSGVIAFPPDKLEKVIELLNGTLADPDARSGAMCIIAQAPDGSGPMIVVICFYNGTREQGQARFAGLVALEPLVNTLDMIPYSVVNTLQNPQATYGDRKSFKGVFYEPPLDPRFIRNVFDEYVTKVESDKDLMPSAIILEFIDMRKICETPLTESAFASRNMTQNGILVMRWTDASKDLEHRSWAREVQKKWKAELEAKKRESLTDNDVPQYINYAEPGDSIVNNIYGGNLARLQQIKARYDPQNIFHKMHPIPLPSEGSPAK from the exons ATGGTGACtatctcctcttccatgaTTGACAATCTTCGTAGTCGGCTCACGACCGCAATCGTTCTCACCCCAGACTCGGAGGGATATCTGGACAGTCTCGTTCGGTGGTCCGACACGGGAAGGAAACAGGCA GGAGTTGTCGTCCAGCCCGTGGAAGTCCCAGATGTGCAAAGCGCACTTCGGTGGGCACGGGAATATCAGGTGGATATCGCCGTGAAGGGCGGCGGCCACTCGACCGCGGGCACCAGTTCAAGTGATGGCGGCCTAGTCATTGACCTCTCTAGTATGATTCATACCTCCGTGGACAccaccaacaagaccattACGGTTCAAGGTGGTGCGACCTGGAAGGAAGTCGACGAGGCTGGTGCTGCCCACGGTCTGGCGACCGTCGGTGGGACGGTGAATCATACAGGGGTGGGCGGACTCACCCTGGGCGGCGGCTACGGCTGGCTCAGTGGACAGTACGGCCTTACCATCGACAATCTGCGATCAGCCAAAGTGGTCCTGGCCGATGGCAGCTTGGTGACAGCCTCGACCACGGAGAACTCCGACCTTTTCTGGGGTCTTCGTGGCGCGGGGTACAACTTTGGCGTGGTGGTGGAATTCACTTTCCAGGCATACGACCAGAGCCCCCTCGTGTATTCGGGGGTTATTGCCTTCCCGCCTGATAAATTGGAGAAGGTCATCGAACTGTTGAACGGTACTCTGGCCGATCCCGACGCCCGGTCGGGAGCGATGTGTATCATCGCCCAAGCGCCGGATGGATCAGGCCCCATGATCGTGGTCATTTGTTTCTACAACGGCACTCGCGAACAAGGACAAGCCCGATTCGCGGGACTGGTCGCATTGGAGCCGCTCGTCAACACCTTGGACATGATTCCCTACTCGGTTGTGAACACTTTACAGAACCCCCAGGCAACGTACGGCGATCGCAAGTCATTCAAGGGTGTCTTCTACGAGCCCCCACTTGATCCCCGATTCATTCGAAATGTCTTTGATGAATACGTGACCAAGGTCGAGAGTGACAAGGATCTCATGCCCTCTGCCATCATTCTTGAATTTATCGATATGCGTAAAATCTGCGAGACACCTTTGACTGAAAGCGCCTTCGCCAGTCGCAACATGACCCAAAATGGCATCCTAGTGATGCGTTGGACCGACGCCTCGAAGGATTTGGAACACCGAAGTTGGGCGCGCGAAGtgcagaagaaatggaaggcCGAGTTGGAAGCCAAGAAGCGAGAGTCACTGACCGACAATGATGTTCCTCAGTACATCAACTACGCCGAGC CTGGCGATTCCATTGTAAACAACATCTACGGCGGGAATCTGGCCCGTCTTCAACAGATCAAGGCTCGATATGATCCGCAAAACATTTTCCACAAAATGCACCCTATCCCTCTGCCCAGCGAAGGCAGCCCAGCGAAATGA